In Vespula pensylvanica isolate Volc-1 chromosome 2, ASM1446617v1, whole genome shotgun sequence, the genomic window ctagATTGCATcatagtatatttttataaaaatttgtttaatatcttACCTATACCAAGATATAATAGTTTGAAGAGATCTATAAGCACATCCCCACCCATTATCATCAAATTCATTTTGCATATAATGATGGTAAGAATATAATCCATATACAATACTTGATTTACCatcttaatgaaaaaaattaatatttggaatgtcatattttttatagagtaaatactttatattataaagaaaaagttgggACCATACCTGTAATGCTTGGAATAGATTCGTGGGGATTTATGAGCACATCGTTGTTTTGTACATCGTTAAAGAATTGCACACTGTTCATACGGCGGAAGTAAGGTCTTGTTAAATCTAATGCCAATGTTGTATGTAATTGCTTTAAGCATGAcactaaaaagaagaagaaaaagcacgGTATACTTTTGTGTctgattacttttttttatataaattatcttacTCATACTATCGTCGTCCCATCCACTTATATAAGGCACTGTTAATAAATGTCCTAGTATTCGTGGTTTAAAATAGAACCATTCCAATGGGATTACATAGTCAATGCAGATAGAAGGATTAGATTTCCAAAACATTATTACAATGTTTATGTATTGACATATAGATTTGACTAATGctttatataattctaaagAAGTTACACCATGGTTAACTAAAACTAATCTATCGATATTAAAGGTATATTCTATACTATCAAATGTATCtgtaatatacaaaaaagattttaattgtacattgatataaaatatgtatttttataacagTATTACTTACATTTTGTTTGATGCAATACTGGAGCATGTTTACATGCATTGTTAGGTTCTCTTTtagatatttgtaataatgcATTTGCATATATTGCATTCTaacaaaaaaagtattaaaaaatattattaagtataaaagtaaatagatTATATGAAGATATGgtacaattttcaatatattctaTACTAACTATATTATGTACAGATCCACCATTTGTCTTTAGAACATTAAAAAGTTCCTTGAGTTGTGCATTTTccatatcatcatcatcatcattattattaaaaaggtAGATATTCTttgatggaaaataaaatgctACTTTTCCAGATGAAATCTTATTTCAATaagagtataattattttgaaataataattatcaatgttattattatataatcaatgttatattagataataattaatatttttaaatggaacTTACATGTTCATTTATCTTCTTCAATGTatccaatattttttcattttcaccaATTAAAGGTATACCTAATTGTATTCTAACGTACGCGAATTgttctttaaatttattttcattaattatctcAATACTactaaatttttctaattctccATTATTATAATACCATTCTGCATTTGTATTATTCAGCAAGTATTTTAAAACTATTTCatgattcttaaaaaaataaattataatcacTTAAAACAACATTTgtaagaaaacaaatgaaaaaaatatattattgaaataatgttCTATTTACTTTGAATGTTTCAGGAAtgttttcatcattttcttcaaTATACAATATTCCACAAGGATCTACATTTGTAGGTAAAAAACTTACAAATGACAGAGTATTAAAAGTATCATCACTATTGTTATCaatattaaacgttattatcgttaacgTATCGTTATGTTTTACTCCATATAAATGACCTGTACCTGTAGtagttacattttttaatctctaaaaaataattcatttataaattaataatttttaatattatctttaattataaaaaattatctttaactaaaataaagtaatatatatatatgtatatatatatatatatatatatgttttttatattacctCTATGATGTTAGATAAAACTTGTAATTTCGGCTGCATTTTTCACAAGAATGATGTTGactaaaaatgtataataattttcaaattaaactTCCGTATGGAATGTTCATAAGGTGAAATATAGTAACTTTTTGGACGTGCATTCGTGAATTTAGATTACGTTTTTGTAAGACGTTAAACAACAGCTGTTACAGATGATCGGAACGAGAAGTTAAAGAAATCTTTACAGGGTATTTGTCCGATTGGGTAATTAGAATGAAATATCAATCGTTTTCCTTGCTCACTAAGTACAGTGTTTTAAAAAATGGATTCATTTATTACATAGCGTCATTCAACGGACTGTTAACTAActaagattattttaattaccgagcgtcgataagaagaaattacaGATTCTATTGATTTCAAAATTATGTAGATTTTAAATTACACGAtcaaaatcaaacaaaatattttgataacaaaatgaacaaaataaagaaaacaataattaagaaatttttatttgtctatCGACTTATGTACTCTaatctaaataattaaaaaaagaaaaaagaaaagaagatatcaagcggctatatttttcttattaaaaattcaagtaTTGATTTTCGTTGaatcattctctttttataaatacatttttcataaaatctgtttaataatttttttttcatatatcgtAGAGATATTATTACGTTGCTAGAATTATCGCAAACTAAACgtgaaattcgattaaatccaTAGGCATCGCTATATCATAGCGTACACGAGATATTTCGCAACTCGATGGCGGTCAATTGCAAATTCGATCGGCCCCTGGCTCTCGgctataatttttctatactgACAATATAACATCAGCACGGAAGATAAACTTGCCTGTGATAAAATTCAtggtgtatatacgtaaaacgAGAGTTTTAATCAAATTGACACGAATACAATGGCCAACagagagatataaataaactttgGCAATAATATCGATGAGATAACGACGATTTGcaatcgaacgaagaaaaaaaaaaaggagggtcggagaatattttattctatttaatgtGTATCTACCCATTtttgataatagaaaaagagaaaaaaaaattagacaatatttttttacatcataAAATAGTATTCGGAATGTAGGtgtttcttatttcgtttaacTAACattaggaaaagaaagaaagaaagaaagaagaaaaaaaaaaaaaaaagaaaaataaagtttcgacagattgaagaaaataaaaaggttcgattaaataaataacacgaAACGTGACGTttctcgtaattttcttttgcttttacaGAAAACACCATTATTGATGTCTGCATTGCGTtgagatattttttgaaacaaGTACAGAATGTTTTGATAATGgtcagctctctctctctctctctctctctctgctttcaGAATTTCCTTCGAACGATAGTAATCGTTTCGTATTGTCGTTTTACGGGTCAACAGCGATACACGGATAAGCTCGAAAGAGCCCTATCTAGCTAGGATTTTACCTACTAAATGTAAATTTGGAGAAatgtttgagagagagagagagagagagagagagagagagagagagagagagagagagagagagagaagaggataaGTGACTTTGGAAGTTGAAGCTCGCATAACGGATGTACAATGTTGAGAACGTGGAAGTGCGAAGCTATGCCACAAGGTTTGCATAGTGTTCCCTTGTGTTCATAGAACGAAACAACTTAGGAAGCTCTGTCTGATATCTCGTCTATGGACTATCCTTTCCTTACTAGCTCTTAACTTAGCTAATTTCGTATTAGAACTCACCTCACATTTAcgtttagagagagagagagagggagagagagagagagagaaagaggctaCGTTTGTTCAAAGGAGATCACCTTCAGTtaatccttccttccttccttgtcattctctctctttctctctttctctctcactctctctctctcttcctttctctatctctttcaggTGTTTCGAAATTCCTTATCATGTTTAAAGGAATTAGATCGGCGTACTAGACATTACTTCGACTTCCTAGCCGAGATAACTTCTCTTAAGGTTCTCGTCCACTGCGAGCATGTATTCTCATCGTCGTTTTCTCATCAAACTATGATACCTATATCGATCATCTTCGTCCCTTTACGTTTACTATCACTTTACCATCTCTAAAGATCTTATTCATCCACTTACGTtacttttcaaattatatattcttttaatatcgatcttttttttgtaatgtgtattatttctaatatccatttttttgaaatcgaatcaatcgatttaagattaaaatattaatattttcggaAATTCTATAATTACTTGAACGGTATGTAATATACATGGAGAACAGTAaactaatattaaaacaatagtTCAGTCCTGATTgagattttatttgattttaaaagaatgataatataGAAGTAGAATGATCGTTACCAATCCCTGGGTCTCCGTaagcagcaacctccacgtggtgagacctgggtcggtattgcttgcgatatatcgaaatctaaATCTAGATTGTAtaacgcaagtactaccgggcgaatggctgcatatttcagtgtgtttataacatttttttctttttaattttaattaaatattaaaatagattcattttatattgcTAATTATACTTTGATAGATATAGTCGAATTTTTAAGTAATTGTTTAGAGAAATACACTGtaaagtttatattttgttcatACATATCATTGAAGTTGCATACGCTATGGGTGAAAAGTGACGAACTGCCATATGCATTTTGTTTTGTTGCATCGTTTGTTTATTGCATTTGGGATTgtcgaagaatgaaaatatcgaagatatttaatgatatatatatatatatatatatatataNNNNNNNNNNNNNNNNNNNNNNNNNNNNNNNNNNNNNNNNNNNNNNNNNNNNNNNNNNNNNNNNNNNNNNNNNNNNNNNNNNNNNNNNNNNNNNNNNNNNNNNNNNNNNNNNTGGCGACGTCTAAATCATTAAACTTGACTAGTATCGCAGTTATCGACGTAGGCCAGTAATactaaattgtttatttatagtaACATGAAGTCGATTACTTATCGACGCAGGTCGCGATTATTTACCGACATAGATCGAAGATAGTAGGTCGGCTATTTATCGACATAGCTTGAATACAGTAAGTCGGTTACTTATCGACATCCATGATTTTCGATATGGTTTATATAGgggatggatatatatatatatttttttcaatattcttatttttgattttttggaTACAGTAGAAAGGACGATACAACAGAATAAGAGACAGTATTAATTTCTGCGATTTTCTGGTTCGAAATCGAAGTccttataaattaatcaaatttataatccATCATAAGACTtcatttttatgaatgaaaacatttgaatgaaataagagtgatgttaaatattaaaggaGAAGGTGTTAATACGAGAGATATTTGGGAAGCTCATTTcgtttttgtatatgtatatatttataataattaaatttgttgaaatacTATATgatatcgatcgttatttatatataatataatacgacAGAACATTTCGATGGAATTATTTTAAGGATGCTTTTAGCGTCAggattttcgttaaaatagtatagaaataaaatattcacgaGATACTCCGGGAAATAGTagttcattttgtttttgtatttgACTTGTATGCGCATACGTAACAATTGGGTATCCAAGATCGTGTTTTCACTTCTGGACGATCGTCAAGGGGAAACGCGTTGTCAAATATTCGGAAGGCATCTCACGAGGACCATTTCTCTTTGGGTGGCTAACTTTGCATTCTTAGGGTTCGCCTaccgttttcttctctcgcatTTCTAAAGAACAGGTTTACGTGAACGGCGACGATGTCGACGACGGTTCGCTTGACCCttcgaacgagaagaaataaaaaaaaaaaaaaaaagaaaaaaggggaaaaaaatagaaagagaagatcgaaaaggagagagaaaacttcTTTTACCATgtctaactttctctctctctccctctctctctctctctctctctctctctcccttggaagaatatttgaaattttccaaTGGTGAAAAATGTACTTTTCCCGTTCGAGATgtacttttcttcctttagcATCCGTGTTGGTTTCACGTTGGCGAACGATAAGaccttcttctatcttcgaaATCGGATAGaatccgtttctttctctttttcgatctctttcttttatttttccaaggAAATCATTCCGCATAGCTGAATGTACTCGTGGAAGGAGCATGAAAATctagacacatacatatatacgaatacatacatacacatacattcttatacgtacataagaGTATATATAGTTGAATGAAAGATAATTTACCTTCTATCTAAAATatcctattattatatttcaatcgatagaagaaaaaaaagaagaaaaattcaatgaacgatatatatacctttttttatcgagtttttttattatatatatattatatatatatatatatatatataaaagtcagATAAAGATGACCAatcttatatacaataatCACACGATTTAATCACCCCTAATTATATCGCTTGTTtcaaaacgaagaagaaaacgtcgtcgtcgaaggAATCGAATCGGATCGTTACTCAAGATCGATTACTCGTAAtatcaactctctctctctctctctctctctctctctcttatacactgactcactcattcactcacgTCGAATTTCGTTTGGCCGACTCCGTAATGCATACCGCGTCGAATGCAATTTGGGAAACAAAACAGATTAACGGAGAGACGCGCGCGAGGGCCGTTTCGTATTAGCAAGACCGAAAGGTACGcgtaaatacacacacacacacatatccaCAGATATccacagaaatatatatacgtatagagaaGCAATCATTCACTTACACACGCACGTCCATCCACGGTTTTGCGTTTAGTGATTGCGGCGTCGACGTTGCGGTCGTACGTCAATCGCAATAGCACGTCGGCCTCGATGCGACGACATATCGAGCCCACCGCGAAGACAGAGCAAGCTCTCCCCTTCCCTTTCCCCAAAACCCACCCACTCAACCACCCATCCACCCGGTTCGTCGAGCTATCTCCCTTCGATCCCCTTCGCTATCCTGTCTCCTCCGCGTTTGGCATTCACCCCTTCTGCAAGCCTAACCCAGTCGCCCGCCGTGCACGTCTGCGGTACTCAACTGGTCGCTCTCCAAATTctaatttcgaataattcgaaTGGCTATAAGTCACGATGAATGAACATTTTCATCAATTAAAACGATCACCTTGTATGTCTCTTGAATATATTTGATCTCGTTGTTCGtttgatatatatctttctttttcttcttcttttttttttttttttcttttttcttgttctttttcttttcttttctttttctttattacaagACGAAACTTCGAAACTTGGAAAGGAATATTGTCTCGATTCGAAAACaaagatattatttgtataaactTTCTTTAGCAACGTAGTAGAACCGTATTTgtcttgataaatttatttgacgaTGGTTCGGGTAGAACTTTTTACTGATATGTTACGTTATCGTATAATATCTTCATaaataacgatttaataataaaaaacgataaataacaatttatatttgcGAGTCGGTATAATAATTGTGAGGGAATAGTGAAATTAGAGATTTTTAGTTATGAAGTtctatcgtatttatatatttatttatttatatcctttcgatagaaagatagataactgttatatttaattttggaTTTGGAAACTTTGATCcaatatagaattatatgaattaaacAGAATTACAACGATGTATAGCTTAGTTAGACaaactgaaagaaagaatgcgTGACAaaacagagaagagagagagagagagagagagagagagagagagagaa contains:
- the LOC122637589 gene encoding ufm1-specific protease 2; protein product: MQPKLQVLSNIIERLKNVTTTGTGHLYGVKHNDTLTIITFNIDNNSDDTFNTLSFVSFLPTNVDPCGILYIEENDENIPETFKNHEIVLKYLLNNTNAEWYYNNGELEKFSSIEIINENKFKEQFAYVRIQLGIPLIGENEKILDTLKKINEHISSGKVAFYFPSKNIYLFNNNDDDDDMENAQLKELFNVLKTNGGSVHNINAIYANALLQISKREPNNACKHAPVLHQTKYTFDSIEYTFNIDRLVLVNHGVTSLELYKALVKSICQYINIVIMFWKSNPSICIDYVIPLEWFYFKPRILGHLLTVPYISGWDDDSMMSCLKQLHTTLALDLTRPYFRRMNSVQFFNDVQNNDVLINPHESIPSITDGKSSIVYGLYSYHHYMQNEFDDNGWGCAYRSLQTIISWYRLQGYTDIPIPSHKEMQKCLVDIGDKPFNFIGSKQWIGSTEVGFILETLLGINIKILCASNGEEVSFLASDLAHHFETQGTPIMIGGGVLAHIILGIHYNESSGEVKFLILDPHYCGSEKINTVINKGWCGWKSKNFWRKDSFYNMCLPQRPICI